A part of Aegilops tauschii subsp. strangulata cultivar AL8/78 chromosome 2, Aet v6.0, whole genome shotgun sequence genomic DNA contains:
- the LOC141040934 gene encoding uncharacterized protein, with protein MAEEPSAKRHHGEMSDKTSNLVDVHVPDEKREHTTTLTGVELHGKEMVEIVCTSKRDKADEMISRLWRKAGGKLRKIVGVGVHYTSENEPPQMAAVLQLCVDELCSVYHIAAATKWPKRLNEMLQHERLFTFASFSIESDKEKLKMSGLEINPNKFIDIQRLWRVPYIGKEYDSLTDVAASAIHPFYKGMKKNIDT; from the exons ATGGCGGAGGAACCGTCCGCCAAGCGTCATCATGGCGAGATGTCGGACAAGACTAGCAACCTCGTCGACGTTCACGTCCCCGACGAGAAGCGCGAGCACACCACAACACTCACAGGGGTTGAGCTCCACGGCAAGGAGATGGTGGAGATCGTCTGCACCAGCAAACGAGACAAGGCCGACGAGATGATCTCCAGGCTCTGGAGGAAGGCCGGCGGCAAGCTTCGTAAGATCGTCGGCGTTGGTGTGCACTACACCAGCGAAAATGAACCTCCCCAGATGGCAGCAGTCCTGCAGTTGTGCGTCGATGAGCTCTGCTCGGTGTACCACATCGCAGCGGCCACAAAATG GCCCAAGCGCCTGAACGAGATGCTGCAGCATGAGAGGTTGTTCACATTTGCCAGTTTCAGCATTGAAAGCGACAAAGAGAAGCTGAAGATGTCTGGTTTGGAGATCAACCCCAACAAGTTCATCGACATTCAGCGCCTCTGGAGAGTTCCATACATCGGAAAAGAGTACGACTCCTTGACTGATGTTGCAGCCAGCGCCATCCACCCATTCTACAAAGGCATGAAGAAGAACATCGACACGTAG
- the LOC109754425 gene encoding protein FAR1-RELATED SEQUENCE 5-like, with amino-acid sequence MRFETFKEAKDFYNVYAKHTGFAVREGSKVETRVYLYCTCHGVYESKVSEANRQRSKTTARTNCGAKMRLKRENDGTLVVKEIVWEHNHMLQLTPQMLVFLHSHKKFDKAILEYVKYLQFQGIEHAKIMSILGGDDPGSYFLKMNAKDLINLKAKNSRMDDVDDVLKTVNFFREMKAINREFFCDMQLDESDRIKNIFWANASCRGAYQDFGDCVTFDTTYKTNKYHMPLGVFVGTNHLQTTFFGFALIRDEDADSFKWLFKTFLRCMRGKAPTCILTDQCPAMALAIPYAFKNTVHKLCHWHIMKKYREHLAFLYNLHEDFKDEFTSILNWPLMPTEFEAAWKRLMSKYNLHDDATMVAMWNERERWISAYYKEIFCAKMTSTQRSESMNYVLKRNFVSERQNLHQFVSQKEENTLTFYGFDTQMAKLYSRAVYSEIRERLKLSTLFMATETEEPTKYLVLYNKLQKLTVWAHHAFQVVADPVGEIYDCECKLWDHTGIFCVHVLCMMQTIKADSIPEKYILRRYTKRPNIQPTFNRNDLRAVASNKASQ; translated from the exons ATGCGCTTTGAAACTTTCAAAGAAGCAAAGGACTTCTACAACGTCTATGCAAAGCACACGGGTTTTGCTGTCAGGGAAGGCTCTAAGGTTGAGACCAGAGTCTACCTTTATTGCACGTGCCATGGAGTGTATGAATCGAAGGTGTCAGAAGCAAATAGACAGCGGAGCAAGACGACAGCCAGGACTAACTGCGGGGCTAAAATGAGGCTGAAGAGGGAAAATGATGGAACACTTGTCGTAAAAGAGATAGTCTGGGAACACAACCACATGCTACAGCTCACCCCCCAAATGCTTGTCTTCTTGCACTCCCACAAAAAGTTTGACAAAGCAATCTTGGAGTACGTCAAGTACCTGCAGTTCCAAGGCATTGAACACGCGAAAATCATGAGCATACTGGGCGGCGATGACCCTGGTAGCTACTTCCTCAAAATGAATGCCAAAGACCTGATTAACCT CAAAGCAAAGAATTCAAGGATGGATGATGTGGACGATGTCCTAAAGACTGTCAACTTCTTTAGGGAGATGAAAGCTATAAACAGGGAATTCTTCTGTGACATGCAACTTGATGAGTCCGACAGAATTAAGAACATATTCTGGGCAAACGCAAGCTGCCGAGGGGCATATCAGGACTTTGGTGACTGCGTAACGTTTGACACCACATATAAGACCAACAAGTACCATATGCCACTTGGGGTGTTTGTGGGTACTAACCACTTACAGACTACATTCTTTGGTTTTGCCCTGATAAGAGATGAGGATGCAGATTCATTCAAATGGTTGTTCAAGACATTTTTAAGGTGCATGAGAGGGAAGGCTCCTACATGCATCCTCACAG ACCAGTGCCCGGCAATGGCTTTGGCGATCCCATATGCTTTCAAGAACACAGTACACAAGCTGTGCCACTGGCACATTATGAAGAAGTACAGGGAACACCTCGCATTCCTGTACAACCTGCACGAAGACTTTAAGGATGAATTCACATCAATCCTTAACTGGCCCCTCATGCCAACTGAGTTTGAGGCTGCCTGGAAAAGACTCATGAGTAAGTACAACCTTCATGATGATGCCACGATGGTGGCCATGTGGAATGAGCGTGAGAGATGGATATCAGCCTACTACAAAGAAATTTTCTGCGCCAAAATGACATCCACACAACGAAGTGAGAGCATGAACTATGTGCTCAAGAGGAACTTCGTAAGTGAGAGACAAAACCTCCACCAGTTTGTCAGCCAG AAGGAAGAAAACACGCTGACCTTCTATGGGTTTGACACCCAGATGGCAAAGCTTTACTCACGAGCTGTGTACAGCGAGATCAGAGAAAGGCTAAAACTGAGCACACTCTTCATGGCGACAGAGACGGAAGAGCCCACAAAGTACCTCGTGCTCTACAACAAGCTGCAAAAACTGACTGTGTGGGCTCATCACGCATTCCAGGTGGTTGCAGACCCCGTGGGAGAAATATATGACTGTGAGTGCAAGCTATGGGACCACACAG GTATTTTCTGCGTGCATGTCCTGTGCATGATGCAGACAATCAAGGCTGACAGCATTCCAGAGAAATACATCCTCAGGAGATACACCAAACGTCCGAACATCCAGCCAACATTCAACAGAAATGACTTGAGGGCAGTAGCGTCAAACAAGGCCTCCCAATAA